Part of the Streptomyces sp. HSG2 genome, AGGCGTCGGCGCCCGCCTCCGCGAGGCGGACCAGCGCCTGCTGGTGCAGGACCGCCGGCGGGGGTCTGTGGCCGCTGCGCAGAATCGCCGCGACCGCGCGCATGTAGGCGGGAACCGCGACGGTGCGCCGCGCGGGCGGCGGTGCGACGCGACCGTAGACGGTGTGGTTCGGGCCGAACTCCAGCGGGCGGGAGGCCAGTCGGTCCCAGGTCTCCCGGTCGGTGTGCAGGTCGACCAGGAGGGTGGTCGTCCCCTGCGGACGCAAACGCAGTTCCTCCCGGATCCAGTGCCAGGGGACGGCGGTGTAGCGGACGGTCGGGGCGGTGGTCCTGGCCAACTCCAGGTGCGGCAGGCGCTGACGGCGATCGAGCCGCAACTGACCGGTGACGTAGACGGTGAGCGGTCCGGGGGCCGCCGCGGCGGCCCGGAGCCGGGTCAACACCGCCTGCGGGTCCAACGGGTCGGCGAGTTCGACGACGTTCGCGGTGTCGGTGCCCGACAGGACGGCGGGCGGTACGGCGGCGAGCAGCGGCAGCACCGACGCGGCGTCCACCAGGCGGCCCCGGCCGACGGGTGAGGCCGCGAGCAGCAGCACCGTTCCGGGCATGTCCCCTCCCCTCGCTCCGACGCGGGCGGCGGTGTCGGGTCGGCGCCCGTCGATCACGTCCACGTCTGGCAGCACGGTAGTCGCTCGGGCCCCGGGCCGGGGGCCTCGCCGGTGGACCGGAGGACGAGCGGGCCGGCCGCCGGACGATCGCGTGCCGTCGCCGGCGCGGGTCGGTGAGGCGGGGTCCGGGGGCGTGATCAGCGTCGGCGGCGGCGCACGGCGAAGATGGTGGTGTCGTCGGTCAACCGACCCTCGGTGTGCCTCAGCACGCCGTCCAGGACGAAGGCGACGAGACGGTCGGGGCCCTGAAGGTGCGGATCGGACTCGACGGCACGGGTCAGCTCGTCGACATAGGGATAGAACTCTCCCGCTGGATCCCTGGCCTCGGTCACACCATCGGTGACCAGCAACAACGTCTCGTCGGGTGCGAGCTCGACCCGACACACCGGCGGCAGACCCGAGCCGAGCGCGGCATAGCCCAGAGGGAGTCCTCCGACCACGACCGGGGTTCGCACGGCGCCGGGCCGGAGGACCAGAGGGGGGTCGTGCCCGAAGACGACGACCTCCACCGCCCCGGCGTCGCCCACCGGGAAACCGAGCAGCAGGGCCGTGGCGAAGCGGTCGCCGTCGGCCCGGCCGAGGGCCGCGGTGTGCGCCCGGTGCCGGAGCATCCGCTTCTCCAGGCGGTCGGCGACCTCCCCGAGGCCCTGGTCGTGGTAGGCGGCCTCACGGAAGGTGCCGAGCAGCGCCGCCGCGGCCTCGACGGCGCCCAGCCCCTTGCCCTGGACGTCGCCGAGGAGGACCCGGGTACCGTGCGGGCCGGGCTGGATGTCGTAGAAGTCCCCGCCGACGCGCGCCTCGACATCGGCGGAGAGGTAGACGGCCGAGTGCTCCAGGCCGCCCCACCCCGGTGGGAGCGGCCGCAGGACCACCCGTCCGGTGGTGTCGGCGATGTCGCGCATGTGCAGCATGCGGCGCACGCCCCGCAGTCGGACCGCGCACGCCACGGTGGCGAGCAGACCGCCCACCAGGACCAACACGAAACCCGCCACCTCGGTCTCGTTCCAGTGCCACCAGACGGACGTGACGAGGATGTACACGACCAGGGACAGCACGGCGAAGACCGCCGTCGTCCTGAGCCCGCTGAGCGCCGCGGCGATGCCCGGCACCAGAACCGTCCAGGCCACGATCCCGAAGACTCCGGTGGTGAGGTCGATCACCACGATGCCGACGAGCAGCACCAGCGGCGGCACCCAGGCGACGCTGTGCCCCCGCAGGGTGAGCGGCTTCTCCCGCGGGAAGGTGGTCTCCTGCCTGGCCGCCCGCACCACGCGGCCGAGCGACCGCGGCCCGCCGCGGAACCGGACCCGGTCGCGACCCCTCACCACCACAGACAAACACGCGTCCGATGGACTCGCACGCTGACTTGCCGGGACGGCGGCGGCGGTGTGCGCTGGAACCGGGGGAGCCCGGAGCGAGAGGAGTGCCCTCATGTCTCAGGTGGTACCGGGGTCCGGGCGAGCGCCCGCGACCGTTCCGGCCGAGCGGACGCCCGACGTCTTCGGGCCGCGCGTCCACCGTGTGGCGAGTTGGGCGACCCCGATCGCCGTGGGTCTGGTCTACGGCTACTGGGCGGCGTCGAACCGACGCGCGGGCGGACCCATCACCGGCTGGAACGTGCTGTTCGGTCTGGTGACCGCGCTCGCCTTCGCGGTGGCCTACGTGGTGGTGCGAGAGATCGCCGAGGGGCGGCGCCGGGAGGCGCACGCCGCGCTCTGGGCGGCGTTCGCGGGCTGCGCCTTCGGCTTCCTGTACAGCCAGACCGGCAGCAGCGTGCTGCTGTCGGTCGGCCTGTCCCTCCTGGTCGCCGCCGGTTTCCTCGTCGCGCTCGTCTACCGGTTCGCCACGCGGGAAGAGCCCGGCGACCCGGGCGACGGCCGAGGAACAGGCGGCGGGACCCTGCCCGTCCAGGGCGCGGACAACACGCGGACGACCAAGGAAGGGCGAGCGAGGACATGACGATCGACGACACACCCATCCATCTCACCCGTGCCGCGCACGTGGGGGTCTCGGTCTCGGATCTCGATGTCTCCATCGCGTTCTACCAGGCCCTGACCGGGCGGGAACCCGTCGCCCGGGGAGTGATCGACAGCGTTCCGTTCGGCGGCTCCCAGGGTCTGCCGAACGCCGGCCTCCGCTACGCCACGATCAACTTGGACGGTCTCGGCATCGACCTCATCCAGTTCCAGGACCCCGTGGGCGAGCGGACGAACGGCATGGCGAACCGTCCCGGCTCCATGCACCTGTGCTTCGAGGTCGAAGACTTCGACGCGGTGTACCGGCGGATGAGGGACGCCGGGTACGCCTTCCTCGGCGACGACTACACGTTCACGGCGGGTGAGGTCACGCCCGAGGACGCGCTGGGGACCAGGGTCGCCTACTTCAACGACCCCGACGGGACCAACCTGGAGATCATCCGGCCTCGAGGCGGCTTCGCGCGCTGACATCGCGAGCCCGGCGCCGTGCCGGACCCCGCCCGACCTCGATGTTCCCGGGCGGGGTCCGGCGCCACGTCAGGCGCCGATGTCGCGGCCGTCCTCCCGCCAGACCACCACGACCGCCGGGCGAACGAGTCCACCGGCTCCGTCGGGCCACGAGCTGGCCGGGTTCTCCACGGACGCCCCGTCGACCTCGCCCGGGTGCTGGACCGCGACGAGGACCCGACGGTCCTGAATGATCGGTCCGCAGGTCTCGGCGCCGGTCGGCACGGTCAGGAACTGCTTCAGCTCACCCCGTCGGTCGCCTCGGGTCGCCACGCCGAACAGCCCGTCGTGGCCGCCGAGCGCGTTGCCGTCGGTGGAGATCCACAGATTGCCGTGGTCGTCGAAGGCCACGTTGTCCGGACAGGAGATCGGGCTGACCCGGTCCTTCGGGAACCCGGCGAAGTACGTGGCGGGGTCCTCGGGGTCGCCCGCGACGAGGAACAGCGACCAGCCGAACCGGGTGCTGTCCGCCCGGTTGCGGTGTTCGGTCAGTTCCAGGACGTGTCCGTGCTTGTTGCCGACGCGAGGGTTCGCCTCGTCGGGGCCGGCCTGCCCCGTCCGGCCGCGCTGGGAGTTGTTGGTGAGAGCGACATACACCTTGCCGGTCTTCGGAGAGGGCTCGATGTCCTCGGGACGGTCCATCTTGGTCGCGCCCACCTTGTCCCCGGCGAGCCTGGTGAAGACGCACACCTCCTCGGCCGTCATCCCCGCCACGTGCGAGACGGCGCCGGAGGCGGAGGCGGTGACCAGCGGAATCCACTCGCCGTCGCCGTCGAACTCCCCGTCCGAGGGGAGCGTCCCGCTGCCGTCGATCTCGATCTCGGGAGAGTCCCCGGAGAGCCGGGCCACGTACAGGGTTCCCTCGTCGAGCAGCGACATGTTGTGCTCCCGGGCCCACAGGGAGTCCCCCCGTCGCATCCTCTCGCTTCCGACGAACTTGTAGAAGTAGTCGAAGCGCTCGTCGTCACCCGAGTAGACGACGGGACGGCCGTCCCCGGTGAGCCGCACGGTGGCCCCCTCGTGCTTGAACCGGCCCAGCAGCGTGTGCTTGCGCGGGGTCGAGTCGGGATCGTGCGGATCCAGTTCCACGACGTAGCCGAAGCGGTGCGGCTCGTTGGGTTCCCGCGAGACGTCGAACCGCTCGTCGAACCGCTCCCACTTGCGTGCGCCGGCGCCGGTTCCGATGCCGTAACGGGTGTCGGTCTCCCGGGAGCCGTTGGCGAAATACTGGTTGAAGTTCTCCTCGCCGTGCAGCGTGGTGCCCCACGGAGTGGCGCCGCCGGAGCAGTTGTTGAGCGTCCCGAGGACCTTCTCCCCGGAGGGGTCGGCGGAGGTGCGGCACAGCGCGGAGCCCGCCGCCGGGCCCGTCAGGCGGAACTCCGACGTCGCCGTGAGGCGCCGGTTGAGCCGATGGCGTCGTACCGGGGAGAGGCCGCCGCCGCGACGGTCCTCCTCGACCACCACGGTGGCCAGGCCGTGTGCCGCCCAGGCGATCTCGACCTGCTCCCGCGTGGGGGCGTCCGCGTCGTAGTCGCGGAACATCAGCGCCTCGTCGGTGTACTCGTGGTTCGCGACGAGGATCCATCGGCCCCGTTCCCCCCGGACCGGAAGCAGGGCGAGGAAGTCGTTGTTGTAGCCGAACTGGCCTGCCTGGGCCGCCGCCGACTGGTTCTCGGGGTCGAACTCCGGGGCCCCCCGAAGGATGGGCTCGCCCCAGCGGATCAGCACCCGCTGCCGGTAGCCCTCCGGTACGACGACGGCGTCCCGGGTGTTGGGCGCGACCGGCGTGAATCTCAGGCCGCGGGCACCGTCGCGGGCCCCGCCCCCGCCGTGCCCTCGTCCGGACCCGGGCACGGCCCGCGCCTCGGGGGCCCCCGCCACGGTGACCGCCGAGGCGCCCGCCGTGGCCACGGTGACCATGGCGGCGGCGCGCATCATCGAACGGCGGCTGAGAGCACCCGCGATGACGTCGCCGACGTACTCGTTGCGGCTGGTGTTGGGAACCTCGTGGAAGCAGGCGTCCCCACAGCGAAAACGACACGTCATGGCGGACCGGCCGCCAGGATGCGTACCGGACGGCGTTCCGATCAACGGCAGCGACTCGCGCACTGTTTCTCTCCCCTTGGGTTCCCTTGGTGTCAGCGTGAAGGTAGGGGCACACGCGTGCGGCGGCTAGACGTCGACGTGAACGCGACGTGAACCCGGACCCCTTGGGCACGTTTCGGGCCCGGCTCCGACCTCCCCGAAGCGGGCAGGACACCGTCCCACGACGCCGACGCGACGGGACCGCTCCTGCGCGGTGACGCGCCAAAGGGCCGCTAACCTTACGTGTCCGTGTTGGCCAGGGGTCGACGGGCCACAAGTCACGTGAAGGGGTGCACACATGGGCATTCTCGCTCGCCTGCGGAACGCGTTCGGACGATCACGCAAGGCACGTGAGGCCCCGGTCGAGGAGACGACCCAGGCGACGGCTGCCACGGGTGAGTCGTGTGAGGAGCGCCCTCGGCGGACGGCGGAACCGGCCCGGCCGGACTCGACCTCCGGAACCGCCGGCGAAGCGACGACACCCGCGGCCCGCGAGCGGGAGACCGCGGGGGCGCCACACGGCGCGGAAGCGCCCGAGCCCCGTGAACACGATCTGGTGTCCGCCGCCTTCGGCGGTCACACCTCGCCGCGGCCACCGGTGGGGCCCGCGGCGCCGGAGCCGGACACGGCCGACCGGCACGCCGCTCCCGGCGCCGAACGGGGCTCGGAAGCGGGAGGCCGCGGGGAGACGGACCGGGAGGACACGCCGGCGCGACAAGACGACGACCCACCGTCGACGCCCGCGCCCGGCCCGGAGCCGACCCGGAAGCGCACCGGGGCCGGCGACGCGGCGACAGGGACGCGATCCCGAGCCCGCACGGCACCGCCCACCGCCGAGGAGACCGAAACCGCCGGAGGCACGGACTCCGGCACGGGCACGGAGACCGGCACGGACACCCGGACGAACACGGCCACCGAAGCGGGAGAGCCGGTCGGGGCCGACCCCTCGCCGGCCGGACGGCCCGACGGCCGGATCACCGAGCCCGAGGCGTCCCCCGTTCCGCGTTCGGACTCCGCGCCGATGCCGGTCGGCGACCGGGGGTCAACCCCGACGCCGGACCAGGCACCCCCTCCCTCGCAGGCCCCCGCGATCCCGCACTCGCGTCCGACCGCCCCCGAAGCCGACGGGACACGTCCGTCCGCCACCGGCGACCCCGCACCGGGCGACGGCGGCGAGACCCGCGTCGCCGAGCGCGTCACCGGGGTCCCGGCGCCCACCTCACCGACCGACGGACGGGAAGCGACGGACGGGCCCGTCACGGTCGCCGCCGCGCGAGCCACCGTGCCGGCGTCGGACCCGCACCCCGCACCCGCACGGGTCGCCGCCGCCGCGTCCGCCGGGGCGGCCACGTGCGACGTCGCCGATCCGGCCCAAGCCACGCCGACAGCGGTCTCCCCCGCCACGACACCGCGACAGCCCACGTGCCCCGAACCTCTGCCCGTGCCCGCCGTCGCGCCTGCCCCGCAGGCCGCCGAGCCCACCCGGACCGACGGCACGCCCGGCCCCGCGGAGGAGGCTTCCGCCGCACACGGCGAGACGACCCCCCGTGGACCGGCGATCTCCTCGGCACGGTTGCGTTCCCGGGCACCCGGCCTGGCCGACTCCTACCGCGCGGCGGGCGCGGCCCTCAGGAAGCACGGGCTCGCAGGCACCCGGGCCAAGGTCTATCTGGTGCTCGACCGCTCCGCTTCCATGCGCCCGTACTACAAGGACGGCTCCACCCAGGCGCTCGCCGAGCGGACGCTGGCGCTGGCGGCCCAGGTCGACCCCGGAGCGACGGTGCGGGTCGTCTTCTTCTCCACCGAGGTCGACGGTGTCGGCGAGCTGACCCTCCGCGACCACGAGGGCGTGATCGAACGGCTGCACACCGGACTCGGACGGATGGGCCGCACCAACTACCACGCCGCCGTGACGGAGGTGATCGCGCTGCACGGGAAGTCCGACGACCCGGCCGCCCCCGCCCTCGTCGTCTTCCAGACCGACGGCGCCCCCGACGCCAGGACGCCGGCCACCAAGGCGCTCGCCCAGGCCGCGGCCGACCATCCGAAGGTGTTCTTCTCCTTCGTCGCCTTCGGAGACCCCCGGGGCAAGGCGTCCGACTACCTCAGGCGGCTCGGCACCGGCAACACGGGATACTTCCTGGCGGGCGAGTCGCCGCGCGAGGTGCCCGACAAGGACCTCTACACCGCCGTCCTGGCCGCCTGGCGGCCCTGAGGCAAGACGCGAGCCCGGTGGGTCGGGCCGGTCCCTCCAGCCCCTGAAAGGCGAGGCGACCGGCCCGATCGGGTCGGCTACGATTCCACGGTTCGACAAACAAGGGAGTGCCGCGCCAACCCGAACCGACGGCCGTCACCCCACGTAGCGACCTGGGAGCAGCCCGCGATGGCTCGACACCTCATCACCAGCGCCCTTCCGTACATCAACGGAATCAAGCACCTGGGCAACATGGTGGGGTCCATGCTCCCGGCGGACGTCTACGCCCGCTATCTGCGTCGGCGCGGCCACGAGGTCCTCTACATCTGCGCCACCGACGAGCACGGCACCCCGGCGGAGCTCGCCGCGAAGGAGCGAGGTCTGCCCGTCGAGGAGTTCTGCGCCCAGGCACACGACGCGCAGCGCGCCATCTACGACGGCTTCTCGCTCGCCTTCGACCACTTCGGCCGCAGCTCTTCGCCGCAGAACCACGAGATCACGCAGGAGATCGCCCGCGAGCTCAAGGCCAACGGATTCCTGGAGGAACGGTCGATCCGGCAGGTGTACTCCATCGCCGACGACCGTTTCCTGCCCGACCGGTACATCGTGGGCACCTGCCCCCACTGCGGCTACGACAAGGCCCGTGGCGACCAGTGCGAGAACTGCACACGCGTCCTGGACCCCACCGACCTCGTCGACGCCCGATCCGCGATCAGCGGCAGCGCGGACCTGGAGGTCCGGGAGACCAAGCACCTCTTCCTCCTCCAGTCGGCGCTCGCCGGCGAGGTCGAGGCCTGGGTGGACGAGCGGGCCGACGACTGGCCCGTCCTGGCCTCCTCCATCGCCCGGAAGTGGCTGACCGAGGGACTGCACGACCGCGCCATCACCCGCGACCTGGACTGGGGCGTACCGGTCCCGGCGGACACGTGGCCGGACCTCGCGGCCGAGGGCAAGGTCTTCTACGTCTGGTTCGACGCCCCCATCGAGTACGTCGGCGCCACCAAGGAATGGGCCGACCAGGACCCCGAGAACCGGGACTGGCGCTCCTGGTGGTGGGAGTCGCACGACGACGTCCGCTACACGCAGTTCATGGGCAAGGACAATGTCCCCTTCCACAGCGTGATGTTCCCCGCCACCCTGCTGGGCACCCGGGCGCCGTGGAAGAAGGTCGACGTCATCAAGGCCTTCAACTGGCTGAACTACTACGGCGGGAAGTTCTCCACCTCGCAGCGGCGGGGCGTGTTCACCCACGACGCGCTGGAGGTCCTCCCCGCCGACTACTGGCGCTACTTCATGATGGCCAACGCCCCCGAGTCGGACGACGCGTCCTTCACGTGGGAGCACTTCACCACGACGGTCAACAAGGACCTGGCGGACACCCTCGGCAACTTCGTCAACCGGGTCCTGTCCTTCTCCCGCAAGCGCTTCGGGGAGACCGTCCCGGCCGGCTCGGAACCCGGCGAGGCCGAGCGCGTGCTGGGCGCCGAGGTGGCCCGACTGCTGGCCGAGTACGAGGAGCACATGGAGGCGATCCAGTTCCGCAAGGCGGCCTCGACGCTCCGTGCCCTCTGGTCCGCGGGCAACTCCTACCTGGAGGAGAAGGCGCCGTGGCTGGAGATCAAGACGGACCGGGAAGCCGCGGCGCTCACTCTGCGCACGGCGATGAACCTGATCCATCTGTACGCGGTGGTGTCTGAGCCCTTCATCCCGACGACCGCGGCGACGATGCGCGCGGCCTTCGACCTCCCCGGTGACAGCGCCACCTGGGTCACCCCCGAGGAGGCCCGCGCGCTCGGTGCGGTCACCGCCGGCACCCCGTTCTCCGTCCCGCCGGTCCTCTTCGCCAAGCTGACCGACGACGACCTGGAGACCTACAAGACCCGCTTCGGCGGCACCACCGGCTGACGGTCCGGCGCCCGCCCTCCTCGGTACCGGGAACCGCGCGTCCGGAGCGTTCGCCGGTACGTCCGGGAGCCCGGACCGGGGACGTCTCCCGGTCCGGGCTCCCGGACGTCATCGCGGCTCTCCTACTTGGGTTGGGGCTTGCGCACCGAGAGGTGCAGTTCCCTCAGCCGGGCCTCGTCGAGCTCGCTCGGCGCGCCCATCATCAGGTCCTGCGCGTTGCCGTTGAGCGGGAAGGCGATCGTCTCGCGGATGCTGGGCTCGTCGGCCAGCAACATCACGATGCGGTCGATACCGGGGGCGATGCCACCGTGCGGGGGTGCGCCGAAGCGGAAGGCCCGAAGCATGCCGGCGAACTGCTCCTCGACGGTCTCCCGGTCGTAGCCGGCGATCTCGAAGGCCTTGAGCATGACCTCGGGCTCGTGGTTGCGGATCGCGCCGGAGGAGAGCTCGACGCCGTTGCAGACGATGTCGTACTGCCACCCCAGGATGTCCAGCGGATCCTGGGTCCGCAGGGCCTCCAAACCACCCTGCGGCATCGAGAACGGGTTGTGTGAGAAGTCGATCGCGCCGGTGTCCTCGTCCTTCTCGTACATCGGGAAGTCGACGATCCAGCAGAACCGGAACACGTCCTCCTCGAAGTGGCCGGCACGACGGGCGGCCTCCACTCGGACCGCGCCCATGATCTTCGAGACCTCGTCGACCTCACCGGCGCCGAAGAAGACGGCGTGGCCGGGGGCCAGGCCCAACCGCTCGGTGAGGGCCTGGATGTTCTCCTCGGTGAGGAACTTGGCGATCGGGCCGGTCAGGGACCCGTCCTCGGCGACCCGGACCCACGCCAGACCCTTGGCGCCCAGCGAGACGGCGAAGTCCCCGAGCTGGTCGAAGAAACGGCGCGGCTGGTCCCGTACTCCCGGGACGGGCAGCGCCCGGACGTGCCGGCCGGCGAAGGCCTTGAACTCCGACCCCTCGAAGACATCGCTGATGTCGACCAACTCCAGGCGGGCGCGTAGGTCCGGCTTGTCGGAGCCGTACCTGAGCATCGCCTCGCGGAAGGGGATGCGGGGGAAGGGCGAGGTCACGTGGCGACCTCCGCCGAACTCCTCGAACAGCTCCGTCATCAGCCTCTCGACCGGCTGGAAGACGTCCTCCTGTTCGACGAAGGACATCTCCACGTCGAGCTGGTAGAACTCACCCGGGGACCGGTCCGCTCGGGCGTCCTCGTCGCGGAAGCACGGAGCGATCTGGAAGTACCGGTCGAAGCCGGAGATCATCAGCAGCTGCTTGAACTGCTGCGGCGCCTGCGGCAGGGCGTAGAAGCGTCCCGGGTTGAGCCGGGAGGGCACGACGAAGTCGCGAGCCCCCTCCGGAGAGGTCGCGCTGAGGATGGGGGTGGCCATCTCGTTGAAGCCCAACGCCGTCATCTTGTGCCTGATCGCCGAGATGACA contains:
- a CDS encoding PP2C family protein-serine/threonine phosphatase is translated as MVRAARQETTFPREKPLTLRGHSVAWVPPLVLLVGIVVIDLTTGVFGIVAWTVLVPGIAAALSGLRTTAVFAVLSLVVYILVTSVWWHWNETEVAGFVLVLVGGLLATVACAVRLRGVRRMLHMRDIADTTGRVVLRPLPPGWGGLEHSAVYLSADVEARVGGDFYDIQPGPHGTRVLLGDVQGKGLGAVEAAAALLGTFREAAYHDQGLGEVADRLEKRMLRHRAHTAALGRADGDRFATALLLGFPVGDAGAVEVVVFGHDPPLVLRPGAVRTPVVVGGLPLGYAALGSGLPPVCRVELAPDETLLLVTDGVTEARDPAGEFYPYVDELTRAVESDPHLQGPDRLVAFVLDGVLRHTEGRLTDDTTIFAVRRRRR
- a CDS encoding transglutaminaseTgpA domain-containing protein, whose product is MSQVVPGSGRAPATVPAERTPDVFGPRVHRVASWATPIAVGLVYGYWAASNRRAGGPITGWNVLFGLVTALAFAVAYVVVREIAEGRRREAHAALWAAFAGCAFGFLYSQTGSSVLLSVGLSLLVAAGFLVALVYRFATREEPGDPGDGRGTGGGTLPVQGADNTRTTKEGRART
- a CDS encoding VOC family protein, giving the protein MTIDDTPIHLTRAAHVGVSVSDLDVSIAFYQALTGREPVARGVIDSVPFGGSQGLPNAGLRYATINLDGLGIDLIQFQDPVGERTNGMANRPGSMHLCFEVEDFDAVYRRMRDAGYAFLGDDYTFTAGEVTPEDALGTRVAYFNDPDGTNLEIIRPRGGFAR
- a CDS encoding PhoX family protein, whose protein sequence is MRESLPLIGTPSGTHPGGRSAMTCRFRCGDACFHEVPNTSRNEYVGDVIAGALSRRSMMRAAAMVTVATAGASAVTVAGAPEARAVPGSGRGHGGGGARDGARGLRFTPVAPNTRDAVVVPEGYRQRVLIRWGEPILRGAPEFDPENQSAAAQAGQFGYNNDFLALLPVRGERGRWILVANHEYTDEALMFRDYDADAPTREQVEIAWAAHGLATVVVEEDRRGGGLSPVRRHRLNRRLTATSEFRLTGPAAGSALCRTSADPSGEKVLGTLNNCSGGATPWGTTLHGEENFNQYFANGSRETDTRYGIGTGAGARKWERFDERFDVSREPNEPHRFGYVVELDPHDPDSTPRKHTLLGRFKHEGATVRLTGDGRPVVYSGDDERFDYFYKFVGSERMRRGDSLWAREHNMSLLDEGTLYVARLSGDSPEIEIDGSGTLPSDGEFDGDGEWIPLVTASASGAVSHVAGMTAEEVCVFTRLAGDKVGATKMDRPEDIEPSPKTGKVYVALTNNSQRGRTGQAGPDEANPRVGNKHGHVLELTEHRNRADSTRFGWSLFLVAGDPEDPATYFAGFPKDRVSPISCPDNVAFDDHGNLWISTDGNALGGHDGLFGVATRGDRRGELKQFLTVPTGAETCGPIIQDRRVLVAVQHPGEVDGASVENPASSWPDGAGGLVRPAVVVVWREDGRDIGA
- a CDS encoding VWA domain-containing protein, which codes for MPAVAPAPQAAEPTRTDGTPGPAEEASAAHGETTPRGPAISSARLRSRAPGLADSYRAAGAALRKHGLAGTRAKVYLVLDRSASMRPYYKDGSTQALAERTLALAAQVDPGATVRVVFFSTEVDGVGELTLRDHEGVIERLHTGLGRMGRTNYHAAVTEVIALHGKSDDPAAPALVVFQTDGAPDARTPATKALAQAAADHPKVFFSFVAFGDPRGKASDYLRRLGTGNTGYFLAGESPREVPDKDLYTAVLAAWRP
- the metG gene encoding methionine--tRNA ligase; its protein translation is MARHLITSALPYINGIKHLGNMVGSMLPADVYARYLRRRGHEVLYICATDEHGTPAELAAKERGLPVEEFCAQAHDAQRAIYDGFSLAFDHFGRSSSPQNHEITQEIARELKANGFLEERSIRQVYSIADDRFLPDRYIVGTCPHCGYDKARGDQCENCTRVLDPTDLVDARSAISGSADLEVRETKHLFLLQSALAGEVEAWVDERADDWPVLASSIARKWLTEGLHDRAITRDLDWGVPVPADTWPDLAAEGKVFYVWFDAPIEYVGATKEWADQDPENRDWRSWWWESHDDVRYTQFMGKDNVPFHSVMFPATLLGTRAPWKKVDVIKAFNWLNYYGGKFSTSQRRGVFTHDALEVLPADYWRYFMMANAPESDDASFTWEHFTTTVNKDLADTLGNFVNRVLSFSRKRFGETVPAGSEPGEAERVLGAEVARLLAEYEEHMEAIQFRKAASTLRALWSAGNSYLEEKAPWLEIKTDREAAALTLRTAMNLIHLYAVVSEPFIPTTAATMRAAFDLPGDSATWVTPEEARALGAVTAGTPFSVPPVLFAKLTDDDLETYKTRFGGTTG
- the aspS gene encoding aspartate--tRNA ligase, with the protein product MHRYRSHTCGELRASDVGTDVRLSGWLHNRRDLGGILFIDLRDHYGITQLVARPGTPAYETLDRLTKESTVRIDGGVVSRGVENVNPELPTGEIEVEVGEVELLGAAQPLPFTINAEDGVNEERRLEYRFLDLRRERMHRNIMLRTAVISAIRHKMTALGFNEMATPILSATSPEGARDFVVPSRLNPGRFYALPQAPQQFKQLLMISGFDRYFQIAPCFRDEDARADRSPGEFYQLDVEMSFVEQEDVFQPVERLMTELFEEFGGGRHVTSPFPRIPFREAMLRYGSDKPDLRARLELVDISDVFEGSEFKAFAGRHVRALPVPGVRDQPRRFFDQLGDFAVSLGAKGLAWVRVAEDGSLTGPIAKFLTEENIQALTERLGLAPGHAVFFGAGEVDEVSKIMGAVRVEAARRAGHFEEDVFRFCWIVDFPMYEKDEDTGAIDFSHNPFSMPQGGLEALRTQDPLDILGWQYDIVCNGVELSSGAIRNHEPEVMLKAFEIAGYDRETVEEQFAGMLRAFRFGAPPHGGIAPGIDRIVMLLADEPSIRETIAFPLNGNAQDLMMGAPSELDEARLRELHLSVRKPQPK